The Gossypium arboreum isolate Shixiya-1 chromosome 2, ASM2569848v2, whole genome shotgun sequence region CTTTGAAGAAGAAtgagaaaattgatgaagaaattGAGAGAAAATTGAGTGTTTGGGAGGTGAGAAAATCAAAATGGTTTAGTTGTTTGGAGAGAAAATTGTGTGATTTGTGTTTGGCAAAAAATTCAAATGAGAAGGATGAAGGAGGGAAGAAACTTGGAAGGGGGTTTTATAGCTGAAtaggaaaaaaaattgattttaaaaCTTGGATTAATTGCTTTTGGGCCAACTCTCAAGTTTGACCCTTTTACAAATTAGTTCCCTTTCAATTAAAAACCTTttcccttaattttttttaaaatctgattttattttttaaaaagcgTTTTAAGGAAATTGATTTCTGAAGTCTTAATTTAAATTTCCCTAACCTAAATTTAGGccactattattattttatccttaTTATTCACTCTGAATTTAATTTTGGGACCCGAATCGGCTACCTGAACCACTAACCCAAAACTACTAAACCGAATTTTGGGATGTGGCACACTTGGCATAGTAAGTGGTGATCATGGTGTTGACTTTTGCTCATTATGAAAGCTCTTTAGTTTTATGACCCCTCATATTGGACAAATCTAATTACACATACTAGAAAGCAAGGATAAACACCTTTATAAATTCTATGGATAAAAAAGTAGGTGTGTAATTCTCACTAGGTGGGAGCCACCTCTGTAGTTGATGTCTTTGGAGTTAAAACTCCCAAATCTGGACTCACTTAGACTATTGAGGAAGAGAAGTTGACTAATCCAAATTTCAAGGCCTTGAATGCTATTTTCTGTGGAGTTGATGATCAAGAATTCAAAAGGATCTCCAAGTGTGGAAAAACAAAGGAGGTCCAAGATATTCTTGAAATTGCCTATAAATGAACCAAAACAGTGAAGCAATTGAAGCTACTGGTGTTGGCTACCAAATTTGAAACACTCAAAATGCAAGAAAGTGAGACTCTGATCGAGTTTTATGCCAAGTTATATAATCTATGAAATCAAGCATTTTGCACTTGGTAATGAATACTCAAGCCTAAATTTGGTTAAAAAAGTCCTTAGATCATTAGCAAAGAGATTTGCTATCAAAGTGGATACAATTGAAAAGGCCAAAGATATAGATAGTATGTGCATTGATGAACACATAGGGTCATTACAAATATTtgaaatgaaccttgatgaatctgggAAGAACATAAGAGTATATATAAATGTGAGAATAACATAGCATTTCAAGTTGCACTCTAGTTGTAACTAGTGATAATACTACTGTTGAAGAACTCTAAAAGTAGATGGCTTTGCTTACACATATCTAGAGGGAACAAGAAGTCTAATGTTGCAAAAAACTTCTTTAAAAACAAAAGCAAAGGTGTAGTGATCAATGTTGAATCCACCGGAGAAAAGGAGAAAGGTATACAATGTCATGTATGTCATGGCTTTAGACACATTCAAGTAGAGTGTGTTAATACACTcaagaacaaaaattttttttgtgTTACTTGGAGTGTTGAAGACTCTTCTAGCAGTTCAAATAAGGACGTTGAGCATGTTAGCAACTATATTGCTATCACCTCTTTTTTCAATAATCAAACTGTAACTAATTCAGAACTGATAGTGACTCTAATATAGAATCAAATGGAGAGTTCTTGGAGATTTGCAAGACGATGTTGGAAAAATGAAAGCATATATGCATTATAAATAATGATAGTTAATAATGATGTAATCCTGATAAGACTGAGTTGTATTAGTAATAGTCTTGACAATTTAATAATGACAATTTACAAGACTTACAATCGGCAATAACATCATTCATTCAATATGATCTTGATGGAATTGAGTCGTATTAATAGTGATGCAATTTTAGACATTGCAACATTAACATGGTTGTCATATCTTCTACGACTGTGGTGTATAATCGTTCTTCTCTTTCCACTATAACACCATTCACTTGAAATCTCGAAAGATCAGTGGTTATTTTGaaggataacaaaaaaaaaaaaagacaagaattaagaaccaACTTTATAGCAAAGAATAAAGAAGGGGAAGAAGAAGGAAGATGAGGAGGGCTAGAAAACCAACTACCAACAATTGTATCTCGTAAGACATATTCTGGGTTAGGTTACAGTAAAGGTTGCCACCTGATGACAGTGTCACATTATAATCATTAAGACTACTAAGTCAATATTTAGATCAAAGTCTTACCTATATGCAGATAGTCGTCTAGGCACGACGATCTTAGTACATCAAAGAACGTTTTGCTTGAATTCAGTTATGTGGATTTATTGAGGTAACATCTTGAACAACATATGTAGAAGAAGACGGTAGAATAGGTTTCTCAGTCATAGTATGACtgttaggatcgacccgattaagcaacaagtaacaaaaaatagcggaataaattgagaaattgaacacacaaatttaacgtgaaaaaacccctccaaagaggataaaaaaccacgggcaaaggtaattttactataatggcaaaagaacaaagagtacaaaagatggagataaaaattaAACCTCGAAAACCCGAAAAATAAGGAACCCTCAAAACGTagacacaaaattctctaaatgtgttatgagttctaatctctaatgggtgtgttttctaaggttgtaaaagaacctatttataggctaaattagtaggtcaaataaactatgctaataaatgctaaatatattatactaataaatactaaatcttctagaaagaaaatatattttgttaacttgacttgcaagcaaCCTCTTAGAATTTGGGTTACACAACTCTAACAATCACCATATAACTTTGCATACAACTCCGCGACATGAAGTTACTGATGAAATTATATATACAAGGATTGAATGGCATTGGAcatttttaaaatagttttgaTAACACCCTCCCGAAATGTTGAGCTATTTTGGACCCaatctttctttttatttcatcaaTTTTAGCACTCGTACTAAACCATACACTAATCTGGTGACTCAATTCAAAAACATAACCAACATCGAACTAACGAATTTGGTCATTATGCAGTAATCTAATTACTCATCTTCTTTATTAAAGCTACACACTTAAATTGCTCGAATGGTATAGTCATAGATcaatttcaattaaaatattgCACACATTTTCAACTATTGCTTAAGGTTATATGATTTTCAATTTctaactgtcgaaaccatttttgtttttggaaaaaaaacggggatcgacttttaaaacaaaaatgtggagtccccaccaatctttttgtttaggtgtgattgggtcacctattaaaacattttgttccatttaaatcaattttagtcCACGTAAAAAAAATGGGTTCGAGAGCCGGTTATGTATGAGGATGGGTTAACACCTTCATTACGCCTAAAAACTGGTATCAGATTGATTAAGTGCTGTCCTTATGTCTagattaaaaaaaagaaattttgaaatattGTTCTTATTTAAACACTTAAGTGGttcaagttggtcgtcaaaattctctcgttttaAAGGTAGGCAACATCATATCCAGCACTATTAGATACGATTCTTTATACCTTCAAAAAtacgattgatttttgacttttaAAAGCTCATACgccaaaaattataaaaggatatccAAATATTTAGTCCGACAAAAAAGCATACTCAGCACAAtagggcacgatttcccgaattTCCAAATATTGAATATTGCCCTATTTTAGAatcttagaataataaagaaaatcataaatttattcaaaacacatttatttgttttaagAGAAGATGGAATAAttagttattttaaaaaaaattggataTTACAAAGCAACATTTGTATAAAAAAGGATTAATAAACATGAAATAATATGCACACATAAAGTGCAGTACTTGGTAAATGAAGATACCATAACCTTATTTAACCAGTCCAACTAAACAATTGAGTATAACTAGTCTAAGCAAAATGAAATCAACTTTCCAAGCATGTATGGCGAACAATtgatataacaataaaaatacgAAAGTAATATGCAACAATAACCCATAATTTAATATAACACAATCAAGACAAAATGTGCAAAACAAAATGGAGATTAGAAACCAATGGGATAtaagataattttaaaatagtgatGAATTAatgaacacataatatatataatagatgaattgatgaattgatgaattgatgaattgatgaatttgaaataatttgtataaaaagtagagatatatatatgtaatcATTAAAATATGTGTTATAGAGTGAAGAtctttaaatcaaataatatacaATGTATTAAAAAcattgattttaaaaaaattaacaatatacACACAATAAAGGAAAACTTCAATAATACATAAAATAGGAAAGGATattaaaatacataataaaatataatcttaaATAAACCATACACATAATGAatttaaaaaacatatatatgtatatacataaataaatttagaagcaactatatgtaaaaataacatgggattaaatatgtatataggatcaaattaattttacCATGAATTATATATGTAATAGATTTGAAAacataaatatgtatataaatagatttagaagaaattatatgtataaaataacataGATTTAATAATGTATATAGAATAAACATATgtactagtatatatatatatgtatatataataattttagtaATACATAAGATACGTAGGATTTTCCTTTAAATaacaaagatatataataaaatatgtgagtagatttaaaagaaattatatgtataaaataacataagattaataatatacatagaataaaattaactttatcatgaattatatatatatatatatatatatataataatgtataagaacttttatataaatattatacaagatgttaaaatgaaatgatataaaaggaatttaaaaataataattttgaaaaaaaacaaaGTAAACTTATCAAGGTAATTCAAAATGTatatacaaaaatttaaaagataaatgctaaaatgaatttaaaaaaataatgaaatataaaaattgaagtaaaacttaattgaaataaaatcaaattagaaggataattaataaataaaaaaaatattgaaatagaAATAAGGACCAAAGCACAATGCGCGTGAATGTGCGAGGATTAAAACGCTATTGTTCCAAGTTTCTGAACGCACCATGTAAACATGGATCAAATCAAAATGGCGCATAAGTTTTAGGCaagaattaaaaaaacaaaagaaacacaAATGGGACTCAATCAGACGACAACAAAATAGGAAGGGACCAAATGCGGAATTTACCCAAATCAAATAAGTGCGCGGATCCTACCCAGGTCGGGTCGGTTCGCGCGTGAGTTCCTTCATCATCTAAACGGCGCCGTTTCATTTAtgtataaaaactaaaaaaaaaaccctttccCCTGAGTTGTTTGCTCAAaatcaaaagaaacaaaaaaggtTTTCACCTTTTTTCCTCTACTAGGCACGAAAGTAGGCCGCACCACTGTTAGGAGATTAGGGGACTCTCCGAAGGCCAACTCCGATGCCAGAGGGGAAGTTTCCGATGATGGAGGAGCAAATCGACTTTGGTATTTTTCcctcttttccctttttttgatttcttttcttttctttttaatatacGCATATTCGTCGAATAGTTTCAAAATAAAGCAAAAAATATAAACAGAAAAATAATCCATGAATTTGTAAActgcttttttccttttttatttcaacTTTATGTACTGATCTCCCCTCCTTCTATACACTGTTGCACTTGGCTTTTTGTagccaaaaatgaaaaaaaattaaatacacgTTTTCTGCTTTCTTCTTTGCTGTATTCTGTTATGGTTTGTTAACTTGCTGCAGGAGGATCCAGCTGGAGGTGGTGGTGCACGTGGAGCGTGAAGCAACGACGCTCGTGGAAGCTGGCACGAAGGCAATAATGGCACAAGGGAAAGAAACCCTAGGGTTCCAGAAGTTTCAATTTGCTCGGGCTATTTGGGCTATTTTAAGATTGGGCCCTATTgtaaaatgagtttaaaatttgGGCTTATATTTGTATGTGGGTTAAatgtaaatttggtatttatggACTGTggactatattttatttttatttggtttatttatttgtttgtaaATAATTTTAAAGGCCCGGGCAAAATGGGCCTTCTACACTAACAATATATTATGTTACTTTCAATGTCTAAAAATTAAAACCCTAACAATGCACCAATCAAATTAATATAACAATTACTTTCAATAGATTATATTTATTGTATcatctaattaaattaaacataaaaaagcgTAAAATTTGCAATTTAATACTGTGTCATTGCAGGCCCGACCCTAGAGTAGTTTGGGGCCCTAGAGTAGTTTGGGAGTACAGCTGCCTATGGCTCAAGGTTAGAAGGGGTCCAAAAAAATTCTTCAGCTTTTAATGTGGGAAAAAAATCTTCAATATTTTAAATCTTCTGATCGAGGGacctcaatttttattttattttattttattagtagtatatgtttttattttattgtattacattttataattttttaaaaagaaacccCAATTTATTATTTCGCTTAGGATCTCAAAATGTTAAGAACGAATCTAATTGTCATTTACCAAACATGACTAAATAAATGCAAAATCATGCTAATATATACAAAACTTACATAACACACTTTacgtttatttaaaatatttacttATCATCCCAGGTATGGTCTGAAAAATaacatattattaatatatatttgtcATTCTAATTACTACAAAATAATACTTTTCACAAAACTCAATAAACATGTCAAACAATTATATTCATAAAAAATCGTATCACTTCAAAAAATTAAGCAAAACATAAtactcttaaaaatataataaaaagtacttaatattttaaaaataaaactatcaTAATAAACCAtacataaaaatttgaaaattaataagACAATAAATAATTTCTTATTTAAGTGGTTTTTGCTAGAATAATTAGTAGTTTTAGATTTTTgaagtttaaaattatttgatttttttagagGTGTAGTTTAAAGTTTTAAAGAGGTTTTGAGAGCTCcaatttttttgaattattattattattattatttttatatttatttatcttaaCATCCAcataaatttttttgtttaaaaggaaaattttaAAGCAAAACAAAACTTATTTATCTTATCTGGTCATTGGATTAGGAGTCTCAACCTTCATAATGTCATGTAACGCTCAACAAGATTCCTTAAAGACTTGTCATTCCACATTTATTCTCATGTTAAGTATAGCTATATCCTCCACTACTTTGTTTTTCGGTCTTGATACATGTTCTAATCTCAAGTATTAAGTTTCACTCCAATAAATCCCTCACTCTTCCTCCTAACAAGTTCTAATGTCGAGTCTGACCAATTAACAAATTAATTACCTTTATACAATCCATCTCTAAGACAATTTTTTAACTCCTTTCTCCCATGCTAGTTTAATTCCCTCAACTGTCCCTCATAACTCAACTTTCAGTATCGAACAAACTCCTAACTTACGGGAGAACCTACAAAGCCAACGTCCTCCATTATCCCTGGCCACTCCTCCCACCACAACAACAAATGAGCCAACTCCCATAGTTGCATCAGTATTCACCTTTATCCATTCCTCTTCGGACACCTCCCATCTTATCCCCCCAACATCGACATAATCTTTCATCACAAAAATAAACTAATATTACTTTTTTTGAAATCTCCATATTAAATGACAATTTGATGATTGAAAtcttaaaattatcattttatttgaTGATTTAggtgttaaaaaataaaatattatagaatttaatttattttgataaaatatattataagagtaaaaaatataatttttattttatttaaataaaagagctaattttttccaaaataataTTTTGACCTTTTTTTTTCTATCGCTTTAGactaaactaaaaaaataaaacttaGACAAATctatcataaataaataaataaataataaaaaaagtggAGTTAACGCGTAAGAGTGGACGCCGAAAGACGCAGCCTTGACAGTCAAACCTGCAGAATAAGTAGATGAAAGCCATTGCACTCGTTGAGTCAAACTCAAAActcaaaactcaaaaaaaaaaaaaaaaaaagtaataataataaaccaTGGTTAGATTAGATTAGCTAAGTAGTACGTTCGGTCGATTCCCGTACGAGAAAATATGACGCCTGTCCCTCTGTCATTACGACGCGGTTTCTTCCCCCCTACCCCCCCACCGCCCTATTTAAAGCTTCCTTAAAAGTCTCTTCTTTCTCCCCCATTTCCACCTCTCttcctctcttttctttcttatgCTATTCCCAATCGCTTTGTCTCTTTTTTGGTCTCacctaaattaaaatataattccaTAACGTGACCAATCACAACTACTGGATGGTTCctttcttttgattttctttcttcctttatttCTTTTACAATTTTCCAACTGGACATAGCAAAAAACAGAGAGATCTATAGTTTCACTGAACTTGCAGCAGATGGCATCATCATCATCGGAAAACTTGGCCAACATTGAATCGTGGGCGTTTCGTCCCAGCTTTGCTGATTCTTGGCTCTCCGAAGCCGAAGCTCTTACCAGAGCACTCCAAGACTCCATCTCTACTTCCTTCTGTAACTCTGATTCGCATTCTCTTTCCCCGCTCTTCAGCCTTGTCAACTCTAACCCCTTACCGACGCCTACTCCTACCCCCAGCGGGTCAAACGTTTCAGGCTCTGACCCTGAAACCACTGTTAAATGTCAGCGGACACTACTCAAGCCCCTTCCTACTGGAAAAGTCTCAAAGTCTAAACGCAAGTCCCGTGCCTCCAAGTTCTCTCAAACCACTTTCATAAAGGCGGATCCGGCCAATTTCAGGCAGATGGTGCAACAGGTAACTGGAGTCCGCTTTTGTAACGCGCAGATGTCTTTGAGTCCGATCCTGAAGCCCGAGCCTCAAAGACCCGGATGCCTGCCTACGCTCGACACATCAGCCTATTTGTTGGATCAGCATCAGCCATCTTCAGGAGCTGTTTCCGGGTCCAGCTTAGTTCCATTACGGTCTTCAGACGGTATAGCTTCTGCTGAAGCTACCTTAGATCCCAACAGTTTTCCCTGCTTTCCCACTCTAGAATCCTGGAAAGCCTAGTTTTTCATTTTTGCTAGTTATTTAAATTATCAGTTGTACCCTGCTTTTCTGCTAGTAGTTTATCATTTTCGGAGTAGAATATGGGTGGAGCTGTTAATATAGTTTCTTTTTCCCCCATTTTTTTGACTCCATGATGTTCTTGTAGATTAGTATGGTTCATGAATGATATTCTAATGGCTAATTTATTTTACCAGTTGATGAATGAATCATACTACTTGAAACTTCAAAACTTTCAACACACATACATACCAGAAAGAAAACAACCTTTAAAACTTCGAAAGAAAGAATCCATTTACATTgcaatttataatatattttcataattttacggGAAAGCatatgtaaaattaaattaattttacactttttattaGGAAAAAAGAGAGGTAATAGACCGATGaggtatattattattttaaataattaatttattacaaGATCGTAAATAGTGGTAAAGGAAAAAATTAGAAAACTTCCATAACTAAATTTTCTACCCATTTAAACTTCAAAGAACCGCAACTCGAATCTTTGCTACAACTGTGCGTGACAACAATAACTATGCATCGAGCTTCAAGAACTCATAGTGCTCACATGAACCGTGAAGCAATTTTCCTCGAGTCCAATTCAAATTTTTAGAACTCATACTGAACTTTTATCAATTTGGCTctgaactatatatatatatatatatatattattttggtactttttttTTGTCTTCCATTATTCtgtttagtcttttttttttttaataataacgtAAGAAAAATCGTTCATCGTGGCACATCTAATAAATCACAATATACAATATGAtaacatatattttttttaacaCCGTTACAAAAGATATAGTTGAATCAGATAACGAAATGATAATTTAAGTAAATTatgtaccaaaataaaaaaaaacagttCGAAGGTCAAATTGAGCATTAATCCAAACTTTTATTACACCAGTTGTACATACTCTTACAATCTCTTCTCTTTTTAAGTTTTTGCCAAAATTTACCATATATTACAATAACCTTTTCAACACTTCTTATCAATTTAAGCCAATAGACAATTAGTGACTAAGACTCGATCCATTTTACAACTTATGTTTTTACACTTTCCTAATTTAACTTTTTATTCATTTGATAAACATCTTTATAAAATTGTACTTTTTTAATTATAAGTTGCTTTCTTAAACTCTAATTATCTTGACATCCATTTAAACATATCTTAGtactttaaatttatcattagCTATACAAGGAAGCCTATTGGAACTTTTACTATCTTTACTCACCCTCTTTATGCTATATAAATACATTATATAACTTTGGGTCTTTCATAACTATACTCTTttgtttaattttcttttaagcTATCAATTACCGGTTTAAACttctttattaattttgtttataCTTTCACCCAAATAAACATGGATGAAAACCAATATTAGATAATGTTAGGATAAACCCGGTTAAGTAACAAAAAGTAAAATTACGGAGAAATTAAAAagatcaaataaaaatattttatgtggAAAAATTCCTCCGAAGAGGATAATAAACCACGGGAAAAGATAATTTCAATAAAACGATAAAAACGAAGAGTAAAAAAGATGAAGATAAAATTAAACCCCGAAACCCGaaataagaaccctcaaaatgtaaacacaaaattctctgaaagcttataaaagctaatacctaaatgtgtaatgggttatttttctaaagtGGAAAAatggcctatttataggctaaatttgtaggtcaaataatattaaaataacctacactaatcaaagtttaagtgggaaactaaaaacagaatttaattGGGAGAAGAAAAGCCGAAAAATACGAGGTATAACTCCACAAAACTTGACTTGTATTTCCACAATGCCTTCTTTGCTAAAGCCTACCACGGGCTTATCTCGAACTATGCAGGATATTAACTGAGTCAAAACTGTGCTTAGAAGCTGGAAGTCCTCTAGTTTTCGACTTGTGCACTGCCAAACCAAAATTGACTCGGGTTTGATTTTTACGAATGCAATGCCTTATCTTTTCAAAACCTatatccaaaagagaacctctcttataCGAAAcgatcatacctttttccctcctatgaccaagttgcctccatTTCAAACGAGTCGACTTCGACTCCTTAACAGACTAGGGACGTCCTGTTTCACCAATCATTGTTGATCCTTCCAGAACATAAAGACTGCTAATCTTTTTTCCCTTTCATCAAAACAAGATCCTTACGGGATACCTTAATGCTATTTGACTTGATATTAATTCTACAACCCTTCAAGTTCAAAATTCCCAAGAAGATGAGATTTTCTTTAAGTCAGGCACATGCTTGACATCTGACAATGTCCTAATTGTCTCGTCGTGCATCCTAATCTGGATAGTACCAATACCGAGTACCTTATTGGGTAAACCATTCCctatgcgcacaactccaccttcaattgaACTGTATGTAAAGAACTAGTCCCTGTTGGGATACATGTGGAAAGAATACCTCGAATCCATAATCTACTTGGATGTAAGCTCggagctttcacttgttgacagcaacaagaaatcatcacccttgtcattggccaaattagcaccagctaaatCTTCCTCGTTGCTTTCAGCAGCTTTTCTATTTCGCAGTTTGTAACAATCTGTCTTGACgtaacctaactttttacaatggtGACATCTTTTGTCTCGCTTTCTTGATGCTACCAAAATCGAGGCTTGCCTATCTGACTTGCTATCTAAACCAAGCTCATTATCAAGTTTGTCTTTACTTAACAGGTGACCCTTCACATATTCGAATAAGCGATTATGTCTACCATAAATCAGGGGTTCCTTGAAAGACTTGTAtaaagggggtaaagagcacaataatagtatagcctgatcttcatcatcaatctAAACCTCAACAttttttaaatcattcaaaagagtaataaattgactgatATGACCTCTAAGGTGCTTACTTTTGTCCATGCGGAACGTGTATAAACGTTATTTCAACACTAATCAGTTAGTTAGAGACTCTCACATAGAGGGTTTCAAACATTTTTCATAAGGCGAATGCCGTTTTCTCCATCAAAACCTCATGCAACACATTATTTGTTAAACATAATTGAATTGTGGagagagttttttttttatctaactTATCTCATTCTAATTTATCCATGTCTGCAGGCTTCTTCTTCGTAAGGACTTTCTCAAGATCGCTTTGAATCAAAATTATCGTCATttaaacttgccacagattgaaatttgtgatgccatcaaacttatcaatatcaaaccttATTACTGCCATCTTTGAACGAGTTGATTACTGAAATCAAACTAGATCTTAATACCAATTTATTAGGGATAAACTcggttaagcaacgaacaagtaaaataacgaagaaattgaaaagatcgaAAAGGGGATAAAAAACCATGTGCaaagataatttcactaaaacggaaaaaatgaagagtacaaaagataaagataaaattaaaccctaaaacctaaaataagaaccctcaaaacataaacataatATTCTCTGAAAGCTTGTAAAAGCTAATACCTAAATGTGTAACGATTTATTTTTCTAAGGTGGAAAAATGACCAATTTATAGGCTAATTTGgaggtcaaataatattaaattaatatacactaatcagagtttaagtgagaaactaaaaaaaaaatttaattgggAGAATAAAAGCCAAAAAATACGAGGCATAACTCCAtagataaacaaataagtattcaTTCTACTCTTTGAATTAGAATAAAATATAGTAATATGTATCTGTCTCTCCAAGTAAGGTATCAAGTGCGTATGTAATTGTTCAGTTCTTTATTATGACACATATAATGCAAGTATTTATCCACTCAACCACACCCTGTACAAACATAACCCATACTATATGATAGTATTGCTAcgatatcttatggcatgccatatCTTATCTAACTAGTTTCCCACCTAGCTTACAAGGGTTTTCTCAGTTCATAAAATAGTTTCATCacttttattattcaaagtaaTTACTATCATATAAGCATATAACTtcaataatagaaataaaaatatttagcATACAATTCACGGAATTAATCATTCAATTAAGCTTATATTAAAGTATCAcaattcaaatttttaaaaaaaattaaacttattaCAGATTCTTATAGAATCTGTGATGACTCGAAAGTCAATGGTGTCGAAAAATGTGGTTTCAGAATCCCATTTTCGTAAACTAgactataaatatatttattaaatatttacaaaattatattataagttaATTGAATTTTAGCCAAGTAATTTTGTTGAATTAGTGCTTAATTAAAGTTAAGAGACTAAATCATATAATTGATAAAAGTGTAAATTGCTTAAGGATTTATAATTAGAATTTATAATAAGGGGCTTATATAGTAATTATACCCTTAGAACTTTAGTGGCGATTTCTAATTATGTTTGtaataaaatttaagtttaattaaagtataaaataatgattaaattaaaataaactaaaacattAAGTTAAAGTGGGTGGAAGA contains the following coding sequences:
- the LOC108466492 gene encoding calmodulin-binding protein 25-like, with translation MASSSSENLANIESWAFRPSFADSWLSEAEALTRALQDSISTSFCNSDSHSLSPLFSLVNSNPLPTPTPTPSGSNVSGSDPETTVKCQRTLLKPLPTGKVSKSKRKSRASKFSQTTFIKADPANFRQMVQQVTGVRFCNAQMSLSPILKPEPQRPGCLPTLDTSAYLLDQHQPSSGAVSGSSLVPLRSSDGIASAEATLDPNSFPCFPTLESWKA